The following coding sequences lie in one Pseudoxanthomonas sp. SE1 genomic window:
- a CDS encoding M20/M25/M40 family metallo-hydrolase, with protein MKLFLPSPMTLLLALLISLFLLRSDTLQAVQTSGVHAHAASPATRVNTPHAAGLVETSPPRPVRTDGATAPPATAPPQTDPFVPVYIVTSRDTWQGIRGLARDAVARRDSTGMPVVISETRADRLGEISHYVHANERRCGGYFAFPSRAQADAFVSADRAKQAMTKSLLAGYTLDNQATVSRWLPQVQEQRLYDTINHLSSYRNRYFASSHGRTSAEWIRDHWQSLAAGRSDVTTELFTACTNCSTQPSVILTIRGWDLPNDVVVLGAHLDSINGSTPYDPNQHAPGADDDASGIATLTETLRIALADGWQPRRTVKFMGYAAEEVGLRGSNAIAQSFRASGVNVVSVLQVDMTNYKSGAVTDMKLISDYSNTNLKTFFITLFDTYLAPMGLTRGSVACGYACSDHASWTNAGYPAAMMFEAGDPGGSFPYIHTPYDTLATMGESAQHSVKFTQFALAYLGETAKTRGKVTGGPAQVLPAQ; from the coding sequence ATGAAACTGTTCCTGCCGAGTCCGATGACGCTGCTGCTCGCCCTGCTGATCAGCCTTTTCCTGTTGCGGTCGGACACCCTGCAGGCGGTGCAGACATCGGGCGTGCACGCACATGCCGCGTCCCCCGCAACCCGGGTGAACACACCGCATGCTGCAGGGCTGGTGGAAACGTCGCCCCCGCGTCCCGTGCGGACAGACGGCGCGACCGCTCCGCCCGCGACGGCGCCGCCGCAGACCGACCCGTTCGTGCCGGTGTATATCGTGACCTCGCGCGACACCTGGCAGGGAATCCGCGGGCTGGCCCGTGATGCGGTGGCGCGGCGCGACAGCACCGGCATGCCGGTGGTGATTTCCGAAACCCGGGCCGACCGCCTGGGCGAGATCAGCCACTACGTGCATGCCAACGAGCGTCGCTGCGGCGGCTATTTCGCATTCCCCAGCCGCGCGCAGGCCGACGCCTTCGTCAGTGCGGATCGCGCGAAGCAGGCGATGACGAAATCACTGCTCGCCGGCTACACCCTCGACAACCAGGCCACCGTGAGCCGCTGGTTGCCGCAGGTGCAGGAACAGCGCCTCTACGACACCATCAACCACCTCTCCAGCTATCGCAACCGCTACTTCGCCAGCAGCCACGGCAGGACATCGGCCGAATGGATCCGGGACCACTGGCAATCGCTCGCCGCGGGCCGCAGCGATGTCACCACCGAGCTGTTCACCGCCTGCACGAACTGCAGCACGCAGCCTTCGGTCATCCTCACCATCCGGGGCTGGGACCTGCCCAACGACGTCGTGGTGCTGGGCGCGCACCTGGATTCGATCAACGGCAGCACCCCCTACGATCCCAACCAGCATGCGCCGGGCGCCGACGATGATGCATCGGGCATCGCCACGCTCACCGAGACGTTGCGCATCGCACTGGCCGACGGCTGGCAGCCACGGCGCACGGTGAAGTTCATGGGCTATGCCGCGGAGGAAGTGGGCCTGCGCGGCTCCAACGCCATCGCGCAGTCGTTCCGCGCCAGCGGCGTCAACGTGGTCAGCGTGCTGCAGGTGGACATGACCAACTACAAGTCCGGCGCGGTCACGGACATGAAGCTGATCAGCGACTACTCCAACACCAATCTGAAGACCTTCTTCATCACCCTGTTCGACACCTACCTGGCGCCGATGGGCCTGACGCGCGGCAGCGTCGCGTGCGGTTACGCGTGCTCCGACCATGCGTCGTGGACCAACGCAGGCTATCCCGCCGCGATGATGTTCGAGGCCGGCGATCCCGGCGGCAGCTTCCCCTACATCCACACGCCCTACGACACGCTGGCGACGATGGGCGAATCGGCGCAGCACAGCGTCAAGTTCACCCAATTCGCCCTGGCCTACCTGGGCGAAACCGCCAAGACGCGCGGCAAGGTCACCGGCGGGCCGGCGCAGGTGTTGCCGGCGCAGTGA
- a CDS encoding histidine kinase, with product MRAQRRGLAFTPDAIRHTASAARAADARGCPVPHNASGLSEGRGLTHAMHDHADTAFPHAHVHATPRRRRVRFAVLVAVVTGWWTLYGLMLARQLVDMRSASGEVYGWTGALTYAVGSTWAWVPMTVVAYLVVSRFPLGGRHLGRNVAINAGLVAGFIVAKAVYAWLSNPVFDWYPTLPPLLDLLGTSVSNNLILGIMVVAMVHGIVYFEHTEDREHRVTALEKSLALARLEAVRAQLNPHFLFNALNSVAELMQTDVEQADRMLVAICDMLRDGLRADQLQERPLRDELKHVRNYLMIEEIRLGQRVNASVRVDDACLDIPVPTLSLQPLVENAIVHAIARSRAPGWVTVAAWQSGQTLHLSVENSRAVEGARKDGNGLGQRAVEERLRLLYGERGQLHRGESDPEVYRVELQVPLPDPRALPTAPAAREATC from the coding sequence GTGCGAGCGCAGCGTCGCGGCCTGGCGTTCACCCCGGACGCCATCCGCCACACGGCATCGGCCGCCCGCGCCGCCGATGCACGCGGCTGCCCTGTCCCGCACAATGCCAGCGGCCTGTCGGAAGGCCGGGGACTGACGCACGCCATGCACGACCACGCTGACACTGCCTTCCCGCACGCGCACGTGCACGCGACGCCGCGCCGCCGGCGCGTGCGCTTCGCCGTGCTGGTCGCGGTCGTGACCGGGTGGTGGACGCTGTACGGCCTGATGCTGGCGCGGCAGCTGGTCGACATGCGATCCGCCAGCGGCGAGGTGTACGGCTGGACAGGCGCACTGACGTACGCCGTCGGCAGCACCTGGGCCTGGGTGCCGATGACCGTGGTCGCCTACCTGGTGGTGTCGCGCTTTCCACTGGGCGGCCGGCACCTCGGAAGGAATGTCGCGATCAACGCGGGCCTCGTGGCCGGCTTCATCGTGGCGAAAGCCGTGTACGCCTGGCTGTCGAACCCTGTCTTCGACTGGTACCCGACGCTGCCGCCCCTGCTCGACCTGCTGGGCACCAGCGTCAGCAACAATCTGATCCTCGGCATCATGGTGGTGGCCATGGTCCACGGCATCGTCTACTTCGAACACACCGAAGACCGCGAGCACCGGGTGACGGCGCTGGAGAAAAGCCTGGCGCTGGCAAGGCTGGAGGCGGTGCGGGCGCAGCTGAATCCGCACTTCCTGTTCAACGCGCTCAACTCGGTGGCCGAGCTGATGCAGACCGACGTGGAACAGGCCGACCGCATGCTGGTCGCCATCTGCGACATGCTGCGCGACGGACTGCGTGCCGACCAGTTGCAGGAGCGGCCACTGCGCGACGAGCTGAAGCACGTCCGCAACTATCTGATGATCGAAGAGATCCGGCTGGGCCAGCGGGTGAACGCCAGCGTGCGGGTGGACGATGCCTGCCTGGACATCCCGGTGCCCACGCTGTCCCTGCAGCCGCTGGTGGAGAACGCCATCGTCCATGCGATCGCGCGATCGCGCGCCCCCGGCTGGGTGACCGTGGCGGCCTGGCAATCGGGACAGACGCTGCACCTGTCCGTGGAGAACTCGCGCGCCGTCGAAGGCGCCCGCAAGGACGGCAACGGCCTGGGCCAGCGCGCGGTGGAAGAACGATTGCGGCTGCTCTATGGCGAGCGTGGCCAGCTGCACCGCGGCGAAAGCGACCCGGAGGTCTACCGCGTGGAGCTGCAGGTGCCGCTGCCCGATCCCCGTGCGCTGCCCACCGCGCCAGCCGCGAGGGAAGCAACGTGCTGA
- a CDS encoding LytTR family DNA-binding domain-containing protein, whose product MLTAVIVDDEPLARQRLRRLLGKVAGTVIQVVAECTDVDELMRLARRTQVDVLFLDIELPGGNGFTALRRWNGPPPRVVFVSAYDQHGVQAFEDRAVDYLLKPVSAERLRETVSRLVALPDTPPRTPPASGRQLSLQLGRRTLRVDETDIQVVRAQGNYLDIETKRGTFTYRRPLGEFIKELDATAFLRAHRSSVVRIAAVTEILTLGSGRYRLTLDCGRVIVTGRRYRDEVQSLLATAPPASASA is encoded by the coding sequence GTGCTGACCGCCGTCATCGTCGACGACGAACCGCTGGCACGGCAGCGATTGCGACGCCTGCTGGGCAAGGTCGCCGGCACGGTCATCCAGGTGGTGGCCGAATGCACCGATGTGGATGAACTCATGCGCCTGGCGCGGCGCACGCAGGTGGACGTGCTCTTCCTCGACATCGAACTGCCCGGCGGCAACGGCTTCACCGCGCTGCGGCGGTGGAACGGCCCGCCCCCCAGGGTGGTGTTCGTCAGCGCCTACGACCAGCACGGCGTCCAGGCGTTCGAGGACCGGGCGGTCGATTACCTGCTCAAGCCGGTCTCGGCGGAGCGGCTGCGGGAAACCGTATCGCGCCTGGTGGCGCTGCCCGACACGCCGCCGCGCACGCCGCCGGCCAGCGGGCGCCAGCTTTCGCTGCAGCTGGGCCGGCGCACCCTGCGCGTGGACGAGACGGATATCCAGGTCGTGCGCGCGCAGGGCAACTACCTGGACATCGAAACGAAACGGGGCACGTTCACCTACCGGCGTCCGCTGGGTGAGTTCATCAAGGAACTCGATGCCACCGCATTCCTGCGCGCACACCGGTCCTCGGTGGTCCGTATCGCCGCCGTCACGGAAATCCTGACCCTGGGCTCCGGCCGCTACCGCCTGACGCTGGACTGCGGACGGGTGATCGTGACCGGGCGCCGCTATCGGGACGAGGTGCAGTCGCTCCTGGCGACCGCGCCGCCCGCGTCCGCATCGGCCTGA
- a CDS encoding pyridoxamine 5'-phosphate oxidase family protein codes for MRHAFANIAFTPAVRDVQARDGSRAQYARAFESGDEVRNAELGADEAAFIHAQRSFYMATVSETGWPYVQHRGGAPGFLRVVDAKTLTFTDLPGNRQFISVGNVAQDDRVALILMDYTHRQRLKLLGRLSVEESPGAGRTERTMTIHVEAFDWNCPKYIPVRFEAEDVQRVLDERDRRIAELEAQLAALRGTP; via the coding sequence ATGAGACACGCGTTCGCGAACATCGCCTTCACCCCTGCGGTCCGCGACGTGCAGGCGCGCGACGGCAGCCGTGCGCAGTACGCGCGGGCCTTCGAATCCGGCGACGAGGTGCGCAATGCCGAACTCGGGGCCGACGAAGCCGCCTTCATCCATGCGCAGCGCAGCTTCTACATGGCCACCGTATCGGAAACGGGCTGGCCGTACGTGCAGCACCGCGGCGGCGCACCGGGCTTCCTGCGCGTGGTCGATGCGAAGACGCTGACCTTCACCGACCTGCCCGGCAACCGCCAGTTCATCAGCGTGGGCAACGTGGCACAGGACGACCGCGTGGCGTTGATCCTGATGGACTACACGCATCGCCAGCGCCTGAAGCTGCTGGGCCGGTTGAGCGTGGAAGAGTCACCGGGCGCGGGACGAACCGAACGCACGATGACGATCCACGTGGAAGCCTTCGACTGGAACTGTCCGAAGTACATTCCCGTGCGGTTCGAAGCGGAAGATGTGCAACGTGTACTGGACGAGCGCGACCGGCGGATTGCGGAACTGGAAGCGCAGCTGGCGGCGCTACGCGGAACGCCGTAG
- a CDS encoding FKBP-type peptidyl-prolyl cis-trans isomerase encodes MAFTTTASGLQFEDTVVGSGVEAKPGSNVTVHYTGWLYENGAQGAKFDSSKDRGEPFIFPLGGGMVIKGWDEGVQGMKVGGQRTLIIPANLGYGARGAGGVIPPNATLKFDVELLGT; translated from the coding sequence ATGGCATTCACCACCACCGCTTCCGGCCTGCAATTCGAAGACACCGTCGTCGGCAGCGGCGTCGAGGCCAAGCCCGGCAGCAATGTCACCGTGCACTACACCGGCTGGCTGTACGAGAACGGCGCGCAGGGCGCCAAGTTCGACTCCAGCAAGGACCGCGGCGAACCCTTCATCTTTCCCCTTGGCGGCGGCATGGTCATCAAGGGCTGGGACGAAGGCGTGCAGGGCATGAAGGTCGGCGGCCAGCGCACCCTCATCATCCCCGCCAATCTCGGCTACGGCGCCCGCGGCGCCGGCGGCGTCATCCCGCCGAACGCGACGCTGAAGTTCGACGTCGAACTGCTGGGCACCTGA